A part of Carcharodon carcharias isolate sCarCar2 chromosome 6, sCarCar2.pri, whole genome shotgun sequence genomic DNA contains:
- the LOC121278783 gene encoding serine/threonine-protein phosphatase 6 regulatory ankyrin repeat subunit C, translating into MELKRFELDEKGREMNNNLEKEKDRLKEIEIKKLVWEKEVKLKFTEDVVERYFTSFEKTAMKLNWPRDAWTIVLQSVLLSTAINVHVTLSEEQSADYEVALNWHVDVATFLIERGARVNQADSYGRTPLHVAASLNYIDMIELLLENNANIEARTTEEWQTPFHYAAKYDATNSIQCLHNKGAKIHVLDYKQRTPLYLAAFYGNCQDE; encoded by the exons ATGGAACTGAAAAGATTTGAATTAGATGAAAAAGGAAGAGAAATGAATAACAACTTggaaaaagagaaagacagattaaaagaaatagaaataaaaaagctGGTGTGGGAAAAAGAGG TTAAGCTTAAATTTACAGAGGATGTAGTTGAAAGATACttcacctcatttgaaaagaCAGCTATGAAGTTGAATTGGCCAAGAGATGCTTGGACCATAGTGTTACAGAGTGTTTTGTTAAGTACAGCAATTAATGTACATGTTACCTTGTCAGAGGAACAATCTGCAGACTACGAG gtTGCACTTAATTGGCATGTTGATGTAGCTACCTTTTTAATAGAAAGAGGAGCTCGAGTAAACCAGGCTGACAGTTATGGTCGAACTCCACTTCATGTTGCTGCATCGTTGAACTACATTGATATGATTGAGCTGTtgttagaaaataatg CGAATATTGAGGCACGAACTACCGAAGAATGGCAGACCCCATTCCATTATGCAGCTAAGTATGATGCAACAAATTCTATTCAGTGCTTACACAACAAGGGTGCAAAAATTCATGTTCTGGATTACAAACAAAGAACTCCATTGTATCTTGCAGCATTTTATGGTAATTGTCAAGATGAGTAA